One Pseudomonas brassicacearum genomic region harbors:
- a CDS encoding gamma-butyrobetaine dioxygenase has translation MNTAAAFADFRRYPLICALGAVTSLADRVQVTWVDGRVSPFHHQWLRDNCPCPQCVYTVTREQVLEIVDVPEDSAAGAIRLDGEGCLCVDWQDGHQSRFDPGWLRAHAYDEQSRAERLASKPKSQLWRHDLQLPVFDYQALMDDADALLQWLLAVRDIGLTQVRGVPTEPGSLKQIAQRISFIRESNFGVLFNVQSKADADSNAYTAFNLPLHSDLPTRELQPGLQFLHCLVNEADGGESIFVDGFAIAETLRQEDPEAFATLCEIPVEFRNKDRHSDYRCLAPIIALDALGHVAEIRMANFLRGPFDTTVEQMPRLYRAYRRFIALTRAPQFRVMQRLEPGQLWCFDNRRTLHARNAFDPASGARHFQGCYVDRDELLSRILVLQR, from the coding sequence GCTGGGTGCTGTAACGTCCTTGGCCGACCGGGTGCAGGTCACCTGGGTCGACGGCCGGGTCAGCCCTTTCCATCATCAGTGGCTGCGGGACAACTGCCCTTGCCCTCAATGCGTCTACACCGTCACCCGCGAACAAGTACTGGAAATCGTCGACGTGCCTGAAGACAGCGCAGCCGGTGCGATCCGCCTCGATGGCGAAGGCTGCCTGTGCGTCGATTGGCAGGACGGTCACCAGAGCCGCTTCGACCCGGGCTGGCTACGGGCCCATGCCTATGATGAGCAGTCCAGGGCCGAACGCCTGGCGAGCAAGCCCAAAAGCCAGTTATGGCGGCACGATCTGCAACTGCCGGTGTTCGATTACCAGGCCCTGATGGATGACGCCGATGCGCTGTTGCAATGGCTGCTGGCGGTGCGCGACATCGGCCTGACGCAAGTGCGCGGCGTGCCCACCGAACCCGGTTCGCTGAAACAGATTGCCCAGCGCATTTCGTTCATTCGTGAGAGCAACTTCGGCGTGCTGTTCAACGTGCAATCCAAGGCCGACGCCGACAGCAACGCCTACACCGCTTTCAACCTGCCACTGCACAGCGACCTGCCAACCCGGGAGTTACAACCTGGGCTGCAGTTTTTGCATTGCCTGGTGAATGAAGCCGACGGCGGCGAGAGCATTTTTGTCGACGGTTTTGCCATCGCCGAGACGCTGCGCCAGGAAGATCCCGAAGCCTTTGCCACTCTGTGCGAAATCCCGGTGGAGTTTCGCAACAAGGATCGCCACAGCGACTACCGCTGCCTGGCGCCCATCATTGCGCTGGATGCACTGGGGCATGTCGCGGAAATCCGCATGGCGAATTTCCTGCGCGGGCCGTTCGACACCACCGTCGAGCAAATGCCCAGGCTTTACCGCGCCTACCGACGCTTCATCGCCCTGACCCGCGCACCACAGTTTCGTGTGATGCAACGACTCGAACCCGGCCAGCTCTGGTGCTTCGACAACCGCCGTACGCTCCATGCCCGCAACGCCTTTGACCCGGCTTCCGGGGCGCGGCATTTCCAGGGGTGTTATGTGGATCGGGATGAGTTGTTGTCGCGGATTCTGGTGTTGCAGAGGTAG
- a CDS encoding GlxA family transcriptional regulator, giving the protein MTTTNSGAQPQNRAPQSIGFLLLDNFTLISLASAVEPLRMANQLSGRELYRWTTLTVDGGQVWASDGLQITPDASMHKAPALDTVIVCGGIGIQRTVTREHVSWLQGQARQSRRLGAVCTGSWALACAGLLDGFDCSVHWECLAAMQEAFPRVSMSTRLFTLDRNRFTSSGGTAPLDMMLHLISRDHGRELSAAISEMFVYERIRNEQDHQRVPLKHMLGTNQPKLQEIVALMEANLEEPIDLDELAVYVAVSRRQLERLFQKYLHCSPSRYYLKLRLIRARQLLKQTPMSIIEVASVCGFVSTPHFSKCYREYFGIPPRDERVGSNTTQQVAMLPLPQALVLSPLSGPLSALSQARNESTFASVRL; this is encoded by the coding sequence ATGACGACGACCAACTCCGGGGCCCAACCCCAGAACCGTGCGCCTCAATCCATCGGCTTTTTGCTGCTGGACAATTTCACGCTGATTTCCCTGGCGTCCGCGGTAGAACCGCTACGCATGGCCAACCAACTGTCCGGTCGCGAGCTGTATCGCTGGACCACCCTTACCGTCGACGGTGGGCAGGTGTGGGCCAGTGACGGTTTACAGATCACCCCGGACGCCTCCATGCACAAGGCGCCGGCACTGGACACCGTCATTGTGTGTGGCGGTATCGGCATCCAGCGCACTGTGACCCGCGAACACGTGTCATGGCTGCAAGGCCAGGCCCGTCAATCCCGTCGTCTCGGTGCGGTCTGCACCGGCAGTTGGGCCTTGGCCTGCGCCGGCCTGCTGGACGGCTTCGATTGCAGCGTGCACTGGGAGTGCCTGGCCGCGATGCAGGAAGCCTTTCCACGGGTATCGATGAGCACCCGTCTGTTCACCCTCGACCGCAACCGCTTCACCAGCTCCGGCGGCACCGCACCGTTGGACATGATGCTGCACCTGATCAGCCGCGATCACGGTCGCGAACTGTCGGCAGCGATCTCCGAAATGTTTGTCTATGAGCGCATCCGCAACGAGCAGGATCACCAGCGTGTACCGCTCAAGCACATGCTTGGCACCAACCAGCCGAAGTTGCAGGAAATCGTCGCGCTGATGGAGGCCAACCTTGAAGAGCCGATCGACCTGGACGAGCTGGCGGTGTACGTCGCCGTGTCCCGGCGTCAGCTGGAGCGCTTGTTCCAGAAGTACCTGCATTGCTCACCGTCGCGCTATTACCTCAAGTTGCGGTTGATTCGTGCGCGGCAACTGCTCAAGCAGACGCCGATGTCGATCATCGAGGTGGCGTCGGTGTGTGGCTTCGTCTCCACGCCGCACTTCTCCAAGTGCTACCGCGAATACTTCGGCATTCCACCGCGCGACGAACGCGTAGGCTCCAATACCACGCAACAGGTGGCGATGTTGCCGTTGCCACAGGCCTTGGTGCTGTCGCCGTTGTCCGGCCCGCTGTCGGCGTTGAGCCAGGCGCGTAATGAGTCGACGTTTGCCAGTGTGAGGCTCTAG
- the choW gene encoding choline ABC transporter permease subunit: MLIDQKIPLGQYIASFVEWLTQNGASTFDAIALFLETMIHGVTFALTWFNPLALIGLIALLAHFIQRKWGLTVFVIASFLLILNLGYWQETMETLAQVLFATLVCVLIGVPLGIVAAHKPMFYTLMRPVLDLMQTVPTFVYLIPTLTLFGLGVVPGLISTVVFAIAAPIRLTYLGIRDVPEELMDAGKAFGCSRRQLLSRIELPHAMPSIAAGITQCIMLSLSMVVIAALVGADGLGKPVVNALNTADIALGFEAGLAIVLLAIMLDRICKQPDAKVGGDA, from the coding sequence ATGCTGATTGATCAGAAAATACCCTTAGGCCAGTACATCGCGAGCTTCGTCGAATGGTTGACGCAAAATGGCGCCAGCACCTTCGACGCAATCGCCCTGTTTCTGGAAACGATGATTCACGGCGTGACGTTCGCGCTGACCTGGTTCAACCCACTGGCCTTGATCGGCCTCATCGCCCTGCTGGCTCACTTTATCCAACGCAAATGGGGCCTGACCGTCTTCGTCATCGCCTCCTTCCTGCTGATCCTGAATCTGGGGTACTGGCAGGAGACCATGGAAACCCTCGCCCAGGTGCTGTTCGCGACCCTGGTCTGCGTCCTGATCGGCGTGCCGCTGGGCATTGTTGCCGCGCACAAGCCGATGTTTTACACACTAATGCGTCCGGTGCTCGATCTGATGCAGACCGTACCGACCTTCGTGTACCTCATTCCTACCCTGACCCTTTTCGGTCTGGGTGTGGTCCCAGGCTTGATCTCCACGGTGGTGTTCGCGATTGCCGCGCCCATCCGCTTGACCTACCTGGGTATCCGCGACGTTCCGGAAGAACTGATGGACGCCGGCAAAGCCTTCGGCTGCTCCCGTCGCCAGCTCCTGTCGCGCATTGAACTGCCCCACGCGATGCCAAGCATCGCGGCCGGTATCACCCAGTGCATCATGCTGTCGTTGTCGATGGTGGTGATCGCCGCACTGGTGGGCGCCGACGGCCTGGGCAAACCCGTGGTCAACGCACTGAACACCGCCGATATCGCCCTGGGCTTCGAAGCTGGCCTGGCGATCGTACTGCTGGCGATCATGCTCGACCGAATCTGCAAGCAACCCGACGCCAAAGTAGGGGGTGACGCATGA
- a CDS encoding L-serine ammonia-lyase, whose product MAISVFDLFKIGIGPSSSHTVGPMRAAALFAQVLRERGLLEQVTRLEVQLYGSLSATGIGHGSDNAVIMGLMGEWPDAIDPSQIGPRIELLRETQTLLLDGRLPVPFIWSRDMRLIDENLPFHPNAMTLVAEGDHGELHRDTYYSVGGGFVVDEAQASSGVVDLDRTELPYDFSSAEELLNLCRTHNLRVAELMMANEKVWRSEDEIRSGLMKLWRAMQDCVEQGLKHEGILPGGLNVRRRAAKLHRSLQELNKPNVIGSTLSAMEWVNLFALAVNEENAAGGRMVTAPTNGAAGIIPAVLHYFMKFSEAVTDANVVDYFLGAAAVGILCKKNASISGAEVGCQGEVGSACAMAAAGLAEILGATPEQLCNAAEIGLEHNLGLTCDPVGGLVQVPCIERNAIAAVKAINAAQMALRGDGQHFISLDRVIRTMRDTGADMHDKYKETSRGGLAVSAVEC is encoded by the coding sequence ATGGCAATCAGCGTATTCGACTTGTTCAAAATCGGTATCGGTCCGTCCAGCTCACACACCGTCGGCCCAATGCGCGCTGCGGCGTTATTCGCGCAAGTCTTGCGTGAGCGGGGTCTTTTGGAACAAGTCACGCGCCTGGAAGTTCAGCTTTACGGTTCGCTTTCGGCCACCGGCATCGGCCATGGCAGCGACAACGCGGTGATCATGGGCCTGATGGGCGAATGGCCGGACGCAATCGACCCGTCGCAGATCGGCCCGCGCATCGAGCTGCTGCGTGAAACCCAGACTTTGTTGTTGGATGGTCGCCTACCGGTGCCTTTCATCTGGTCCCGGGACATGCGCCTGATCGACGAGAACCTGCCGTTCCACCCCAACGCGATGACGCTGGTGGCCGAGGGCGACCACGGCGAGTTGCACCGTGATACCTATTATTCAGTGGGTGGTGGCTTTGTCGTCGATGAGGCCCAGGCGTCCAGCGGCGTGGTGGATCTGGACCGCACCGAACTGCCTTACGATTTTTCCAGCGCCGAAGAGCTGCTCAATCTGTGCCGCACCCACAATCTGCGGGTGGCCGAGTTGATGATGGCCAACGAGAAGGTCTGGCGCTCGGAAGACGAGATTCGCAGCGGCCTGATGAAACTCTGGCGCGCCATGCAGGATTGTGTCGAGCAGGGCCTCAAGCACGAAGGCATCCTGCCTGGCGGTCTGAACGTACGTCGGCGTGCGGCCAAGTTGCACCGCAGCCTGCAAGAGCTGAACAAGCCCAATGTGATCGGCTCGACCCTGAGCGCCATGGAGTGGGTCAATCTGTTCGCCCTGGCGGTCAACGAAGAAAACGCCGCCGGCGGGCGCATGGTCACGGCGCCGACCAATGGCGCGGCTGGGATCATTCCGGCGGTGTTGCATTACTTCATGAAATTCAGCGAAGCGGTCACTGACGCCAACGTGGTGGATTACTTCCTCGGCGCGGCGGCGGTAGGGATCCTGTGCAAAAAGAATGCATCGATCTCCGGTGCCGAAGTGGGTTGCCAGGGCGAAGTAGGCTCGGCCTGCGCCATGGCGGCGGCGGGGCTGGCGGAGATCCTCGGCGCCACGCCGGAGCAACTGTGCAACGCGGCGGAAATCGGCCTGGAACACAACCTTGGCCTGACCTGCGACCCGGTGGGCGGCCTGGTGCAAGTGCCGTGCATCGAGCGCAACGCGATTGCCGCGGTGAAAGCCATCAATGCCGCGCAAATGGCGCTGCGTGGTGATGGCCAGCATTTCATCTCCCTGGACCGGGTGATCCGCACCATGCGCGATACCGGTGCCGACATGCATGACAAATACAAAGAAACCTCGCGCGGTGGTTTGGCGGTCAGTGCGGTGGAGTGCTGA
- the betI gene encoding transcriptional regulator BetI: protein MPKVGMQPIRRQQLIEATLQAVDQVGMGDASIALIARLAGVSNGIISHYFQDKNGLIAATAQYLMTVLSENVTARRRALEDSSPRAHLKVIIEGNFDASQVNGPAMKTWLAFWATSMHHPSLHRLQRINDHRLYSNLCSQFRRVLPLDEARSAARGLAALIDGLWLRGALSGDAFDTAQAHRIAYEYMDFQLAKAGVPEHTEPLGS, encoded by the coding sequence ATGCCCAAGGTCGGTATGCAACCCATCCGCCGCCAACAATTGATCGAAGCCACGCTGCAAGCGGTCGATCAGGTCGGGATGGGGGACGCCAGCATTGCGCTGATCGCCCGTTTGGCCGGTGTCTCCAACGGCATCATCAGTCACTACTTTCAGGACAAGAATGGCCTGATCGCGGCCACGGCCCAGTACCTGATGACTGTCCTGAGCGAGAACGTCACCGCACGCCGTCGCGCGCTTGAGGATTCGAGCCCGCGGGCGCACTTGAAGGTGATCATCGAAGGCAACTTCGACGCCAGCCAGGTCAATGGCCCGGCAATGAAAACCTGGTTGGCCTTCTGGGCCACCAGCATGCATCACCCGTCATTGCACAGGTTGCAGCGGATCAACGATCACCGTCTGTATTCCAACCTGTGCAGTCAGTTCCGCCGCGTGTTGCCTCTTGATGAGGCCCGCAGCGCGGCACGGGGCCTGGCCGCCCTGATTGACGGTTTGTGGTTGCGCGGGGCGCTGTCGGGAGACGCGTTCGATACCGCCCAGGCACACCGGATCGCTTACGAATACATGGATTTTCAACTGGCCAAAGCAGGGGTACCAGAGCACACAGAACCGCTCGGCTCCTGA
- the choV gene encoding choline ABC transporter ATP-binding protein — protein MSIIRFEEVDVIFSKDPREALKLLDQGMTRNEILKKTGQIVGVEKASLDVEKGEICVLMGLSGSGKSSLLRCINGLNTVSRGKLFVEHEGRQIDIASCTPAELKMMRTKRIAMVFQKFALMPWLTVRENISFGLEMQGRPEKDRRKLVDEKLELVGLTQWRNKKPNELSGGMQQRVGLARALAMDADILLMDEPFSALDPLIRQGLQDELLELQRKLSKTIVFVSHDLDEALKLGSRIAIMKDGRIVQYSSPEEIVLNPADDYVRTFVAHTNPLNVLCGRSLMRTLDNCKRINGSVCLDPGGDSWLDLAEGNTIKGARQNGAALDLQNWAPGQSVEDLGRRPTLVDSNIGMRDALQIRYQTGNKLVLHDNQKVVGILGDSELYHALLGKNLG, from the coding sequence ATGAGCATAATCCGCTTCGAAGAAGTCGACGTGATCTTCTCCAAAGATCCACGCGAAGCCCTGAAACTGCTCGACCAGGGCATGACCCGCAACGAAATCCTGAAGAAAACCGGGCAAATCGTGGGTGTTGAAAAAGCCAGCCTGGATGTCGAAAAAGGCGAAATCTGCGTGTTGATGGGCCTGTCCGGCTCTGGCAAATCCAGCCTGCTGCGCTGCATCAACGGCTTGAACACCGTGAGTCGTGGCAAGTTGTTCGTCGAACACGAAGGTCGGCAGATCGACATCGCCTCCTGCACCCCCGCCGAACTGAAGATGATGCGCACCAAACGCATCGCCATGGTGTTCCAGAAGTTCGCCCTGATGCCTTGGCTGACAGTGCGCGAGAACATCAGCTTCGGCCTGGAAATGCAGGGCCGCCCGGAGAAGGACCGACGCAAGCTGGTGGATGAAAAGCTTGAGCTGGTGGGCCTGACCCAATGGCGCAACAAGAAACCCAACGAGTTGTCCGGCGGCATGCAGCAACGGGTCGGCCTGGCCCGCGCCCTGGCGATGGACGCCGACATCCTGCTGATGGACGAACCCTTCTCGGCCCTCGACCCGCTGATCCGCCAAGGCCTGCAGGACGAACTGCTGGAGCTGCAACGCAAGCTGAGCAAGACCATCGTGTTCGTCAGCCACGACCTCGACGAAGCCCTGAAGCTGGGCAGCCGCATCGCGATCATGAAAGACGGCCGGATCGTCCAATACAGCTCGCCGGAAGAAATCGTCTTGAATCCGGCGGACGACTACGTGCGCACCTTCGTCGCCCACACCAACCCGCTCAACGTCCTTTGCGGCCGCAGCCTGATGCGCACCCTGGACAACTGCAAGCGCATCAACGGTTCGGTATGCCTGGACCCGGGCGGCGATTCCTGGCTCGACCTGGCCGAAGGCAACACCATCAAGGGTGCCCGCCAGAACGGCGCGGCGCTGGACCTGCAAAACTGGGCACCGGGCCAATCCGTCGAAGACCTGGGCCGCCGTCCGACCCTGGTGGACTCCAATATCGGCATGCGCGATGCGTTGCAGATCCGCTACCAGACCGGCAACAAACTGGTACTGCACGACAACCAGAAAGTCGTCGGGATCCTGGGCGACAGCGAGCTGTACCACGCCCTGCTCGGCAAGAACCTGGGCTAA
- a CDS encoding choline ABC transporter substrate-binding protein — MKGSKPLLLAAMLSLPMLANAAEPAQCSTVNFSDVGWTDITVTTATTSVVLDALGYKTKTTMISVPVTYKSLADGKNMDVFLGNWMPTMENDIKAYREAGTVETVRTNLKGAKYTLAVPQALYDKGLHDFADIPKFKKELDGKIYGIEPGNDGNRLIQSMIEKNAFGLKDAGFKVVESSEAGMLSQVDRASKRGTDVVFLGWAPHPMNTRFKIQYLTGGDDFFGPDFGAATVATNTRKGYSQECSNVGQLLKNLEFTVDMESTLMGNVLDDKMKPEAAAKAWLKKNPQVLDTWLAGVTTIDGKPGLEAVKAKLAQ, encoded by the coding sequence ATGAAAGGTTCCAAGCCGTTGTTGTTGGCCGCCATGCTGAGTCTTCCGATGCTGGCCAACGCTGCAGAACCCGCGCAATGCAGCACCGTCAACTTCTCCGACGTCGGCTGGACCGACATCACCGTGACCACCGCCACCACCAGCGTGGTGCTCGACGCTCTGGGCTACAAGACCAAGACCACCATGATTTCCGTACCAGTGACGTACAAGTCCCTGGCCGACGGCAAGAACATGGACGTGTTCCTCGGCAACTGGATGCCGACCATGGAAAACGACATCAAGGCCTACCGCGAAGCCGGCACCGTGGAAACCGTGCGCACCAACCTCAAGGGCGCCAAATACACCCTCGCCGTGCCTCAGGCCCTGTACGACAAAGGCCTGCATGACTTCGCCGACATCCCCAAATTCAAGAAAGAACTGGACGGCAAGATCTACGGGATCGAGCCTGGCAACGACGGCAACCGCCTGATCCAGAGCATGATCGAAAAGAACGCCTTTGGCCTGAAGGACGCAGGTTTCAAGGTCGTCGAGTCGAGTGAAGCGGGCATGCTTTCGCAGGTCGACCGGGCCTCCAAACGCGGCACCGATGTGGTGTTCCTTGGCTGGGCGCCACACCCGATGAACACCCGTTTCAAGATTCAATACCTGACCGGCGGCGACGACTTCTTCGGCCCGGACTTCGGTGCCGCCACCGTCGCGACCAACACCCGCAAGGGCTACAGCCAGGAATGCAGCAACGTTGGCCAGCTGTTGAAAAACCTTGAGTTCACCGTCGACATGGAAAGCACGCTGATGGGCAACGTGCTCGACGACAAGATGAAACCTGAAGCCGCCGCCAAGGCCTGGCTGAAGAAAAACCCACAGGTACTCGATACCTGGCTCGCTGGCGTGACCACCATTGACGGTAAACCAGGCCTGGAGGCCGTGAAAGCCAAGCTCGCGCAGTAA